Part of the Prunus dulcis unplaced genomic scaffold, ALMONDv2, whole genome shotgun sequence genome is shown below.
CATATCTGCGTCTCACATCTCATGGCTGGAAGCGGGTTCATCCATTGACATTGCAAGGGCCTGTTGTAGCAGAGCATTCTCATCATCCTGTTGTCAAAAATATGGTCAGTTTACATCGCACATTGGTTTTCTTTCGAGCTAAGGACAAAACCGAAGATAAAGCACAAGGAAGAATGAAAGGGATTTTAAACATACAAGAATTCATGGGTAGAGTGAACTGCACGGAGgacatattttatttgtagtGCTAGACACACCCCGCAACTCcttatttacaaaataatgaagaaaaagaaactcaagAACGAAAGAAACGACACTGACCATGAAATCATTACTCTTATTATCGGCTTCAGAAGTTCCAGCACTGGCACGCTCCGGCATAGTTGCATCTTGTGAGCTGGATTGTGCTTCCCCTCCTTTTTCCTGTTTGGAAGCATCCTCAGCAGCCTTTTTAGCAGCTGCTTCTTGTCTGGCCCTCTCTTCTTCCATTGAAACTCTAAGAGCAAGGGCAAGCTCAGGATCCAGGTTTGGATCTacaccaaaatcaaaaccagaGACACCACCAGCggcagctgctgctgctgccgcCGCAAAACCACTCCCACCTTCCCCATCACCGGTAAAGATGGGTGTACTGCCATAGGAGAAGGGCAAAATATGTGTTatacaaaatatctaaaatgggtaaatttcattaatgcTCCATCAATTGTATTCTGTATCCTATATTAGTctttaaactttaaaattgGCGCTTAACCCCTAAATGACAATGGTGTTTTGGTTGGTTCGAATCCTAACTTTTGACCAATGTGGCCTATAACTAAGAATTGTGATGTGCCACTCACATGAACACTTCTGTTTAAAAAAGatacacaaaaataaagatttgaACCAACTAAAGACACCTTTTTACTCAGGGGATTAAGTTTCGCAtttaaagcttttttttttccatataaAAAAAGGTGCAAGATTTAAAGTTCAGGTCGGTAATTTGAAATGCAAGTTAAAGTTCAGGGGTATTATCCCaatttttagtaattaaaaCATCAAATACTAAATTGAGGAATCAAACCAAACACTGACCTTATAAGTACATCAGAAAGAGCACTTGGACCAGGTGGAACATGAACAATGTGGCTGGTGTCATTATTGTTCAATGTCTTAAACAGGGCTTCTATCCTCTCTGACTTCTCCCCATCTTCTTCACCAAAATTGAAGATATCGAGGGCTACACTGTTCTTCTTTAATCTCCTTCCGATTATCTCCAAAAACTTTTTGTCATGTTTGACAGTACTGACAACACATAAGTCAAAGTTATTAACATGTAAGAACTAGCAAATAATAAAACGAAAAGACAAGTGTGACGAGGTATTATGAACCTTCCAGCAAACACAATAATCCTTTGTTGCTGTTTCTTGTTCTGGCGATGTTTGAGGGCCAATTGAGCCACCTGAATGCCAGCTGCCAGGTTCATCTCACCACCTATTTCTAAACCTAAATTTccaaaaggagaagaaatatcAATGATGAAATCTATTATACACAACAAGCAGGAGTTAGTAACAAGGGGAATGAGAACACAGACAAAGATAGTTTAGTCCTACTTTCAGGAtcattagtttattttatcttGTAAGTTTCAACACACTTCTCctataaaaactgaaatgcTGGAAACTAGAGGTGCAAACAATAAAACACTTCAACTTCTTTCCTGAGACCAATATTCTTATCACTTTTGTTAAGAGATTTGCATATAGTTGCTATTTTCTTAGTTACTTCATTGTTTCAAAGTTCTGTCAAACATAAATTGACAAAGACACTAATAAATCCATTAACCTTCGAGTTGATTCTCAAGAAGTAGTGTTTCATTGTTAATAGAAGGTTACTGGGTTGAACATTGTGTGCTTCAAAACATGCTAAAATCTTGCTCATGTGAAGAGATCACAGTTAGGCATATTGGCAAGCTGAATACCAAGTACCAGAACCTCTGGAAACAAGAAAGATACTGAAACACCAAATTCTTGGAACAAAGGCagcaataagaaaaatatgactGCACTGCACTCAGTGCTTCTACTGACCTCCTTCAGCCACAAAGACTTCAAGCTATATCAGAATATAATTATTTCCAGCCATACTTTccttaatttattgaattattcAATGCATCTAAAACCAAAGCTATTTCCATCTGTAAACAATAAATCCTAGTTCCACAACTTACTTAAATTAGTTCACACATAACAGAAaaacctcttttttcttcagaaaGTTCTGGTATTAGAGAAAGTGCCAATATTGACAACAAAATCATTACAAGGAGTTGAATACTTCcatcaaattgaaaaataacaaacttCAATAACACTGCAACTTATGTATTTGCTTGTTTGTTGGATATAAAAAGCAAGTACATAAACTGACCATGCATGCATGCCAGAATCTTGCCAAGATCACTAGTAGGAGTGACCAAAACGCGAACACCTTTCCCTGCCATGGTGAGAACTCCTACTGTATTCTCTGGATTACACTGCAtacccgaaaaaaaaaatgaattcacTTTAAATTACAAACCATGAGCAACATTATGATCTTATATCCGAAGCAACAACCGAAACCCAACCACAAACAACTGCTTTCTCCCCTCTACACGCCCACAAGACAATCAAATAACAATCTAAAACATTATCCAAAACCACAAAACGAAAATCAAATCTCCAAAAGTATATGATTTCAATGAAGAAATATTGagtaaaatatattggatgaTCAAATAATGCAAAAGTTACGCTAAGCTCAACCAGATATGACATGCGAATTATCAATGCAGATCATTGTCGCCTggggagaaaaacaaaaatgaaccATTGCACGAAAAAAAGCTAACGGaaattaaaaccctaatttgCGAGATGGACGAAGAATTTGGGGAATTTCAGTAAGGAAAGCGAGGAAGTTTATGTgcaattagggttttggatttttttttacctcgAGCACCATAGTTGAAGATTGCGAAGAGACAAGAAAGATCGGAAGAGATTGATGTGTTTCgtgaggaaaaagaaaaatttgaaaactgagGTGTACTTTACTTGCGGAGGAGGCTGCTGCTGTGTGCTAATTATAAGTTGGATTTGTGGTTATCAGGTACCGCCAGGATTACCGAGTAAAAGCTGTACCAAAAACTGAACCAATGAGTTTCTGCCACGTC
Proteins encoded:
- the LOC117612647 gene encoding 26S proteasome non-ATPase regulatory subunit 4 homolog, which gives rise to MAGKGVRVLVTPTSDLGKILACMHGLEIGGEMNLAAGIQVAQLALKHRQNKKQQQRIIVFAGSTVKHDKKFLEIIGRRLKKNSVALDIFNFGEEDGEKSERIEALFKTLNNNDTSHIVHVPPGPSALSDVLISTPIFTGDGEGGSGFAAAAAAAAAGGVSGFDFGVDPNLDPELALALRVSMEEERARQEAAAKKAAEDASKQEKGGEAQSSSQDATMPERASAGTSEADNKSNDFMDDENALLQQALAMSMDEPASSHEM